GGCAGAGAAAAACTTACAGTGGATAGTTTGGCTTTGAGTCTTTAGCCTGATTTTGTTGGTGTGTCTTCCATTGTGTGTGTACAAGAAAAGCATGTAATGAATGGTCTTTCTGTTGTTTGTTAGATATAGCATGTAAGAGAGAAAAATAGTTCAAAAGtaaactgtcaaactggattGCTGCTGTATCTCTATTTTGTTATTCCCCAAAACTAGTATAGACACACAGCTATTAAGTCAGCAATAACAATGTCTAATGATTAATATGATAAAGCATCAGTTTTACTCTGAACAGCTTTTCTCGTCGCTTCCTGAGTCTATCTAGTAGAAGCATACACAACATTGGGCTCCACTTctcttgtttttcttgtttttggaCGGAAAGCTACAGCTGCGTAGTTCAGCTCTTCAGAGGTCTGGTTCTGTCAAAGAGAATATTCACACTCACTTATCTTGAAAGAGATAATGACTTGGCGACATCATTTTAAatgataaaacaaataaaagtaaatgatAAAAGTTGATTCACCTCAGGCTGTTGTGGATTCTGTTCTTCATTGGCAGCTGAATGAAAGAGACAAAACGTCCAATCAGGTCACTGACAATCATTATTCATCGCTACATTGCTCTTATTCCAACACGGTattttgaatctattgattcgtgtacaagaacacgtttatctcgtttttttcgtggtggccagcacgaaatgggaaccatctatatggttgggtttaggaaaagatgaacgGGGAAAGCAAACGTCACACCCCGGGACATGATCCatggtctctgggggacacgcaacgacaacaacaacgggacggcagaggttgggtttaggaaaagaagaacagggaaaggacgcgtcacacgccgggagatggcCACCGGGGACGcgtgacaataacgggacggttgtgattaggaaaacaacaacagggaaacaaaacgccacacgcgggccacgatccccggtctccggggtgaaagtcctttgttgtttgacccatccaccaccccaaccaacctccttacatggATTTTCGGCATtttatactactcgctaccgtagtcgtgctgtgatcacgacaTATGCTTCCTATTGAAATATATTAGTTTACATTTtagtgctggccaccacgaaagaAACGAGAACAACGTGCCCGTATACACGaaataaaaagattaaataacatgaccatttcacgaactgccgtgagactgggtttcTTATTCTGATTCAgcaaacatgacattttttattctcTCAACATATTTATACAATTTTAGAGaagtaatgaaatacaaatagaaaacaagaTAGAAAGAGTAGCTTTCAGGAAGTACCTTTCTGAAGTTTCCTGTTTTTAACAACCAGACCAATGATGATCATTAAGAGGAGAACAGTCAGAGCTCCCAGGATCAAACTCATCAGCTTTGCTGTTCCATCAGACTCTGCTGAaagaaagagaatagaattaCTCTGTTTTCATTTACTGGCTCAGGAACTGTGAGAACATTAAATCTTTTATGTTGAATCTTACTTTCAGACTTCCTGTCGTCATCATGAGATTCATCGCTGccttttaacaaaataaaagatacaTTTACTTTTGATTATACTTTGAAATACTGTATCACTCTCTTATTTGGAATCTTTTCAAGTAGTCAGATGTGTTCTTTTTGGGTAATTCATAAATTAGCAAATATAGAAAGATGTTTAtgactgtttttcatttactGGTTTGAGAACTGTGAGAACATTAACCAAAGTTAGGATAGACACATTGTTTTTATCTTAAAAGGACTAGCAGTCACTCTgcacaactaaagaaatgtgaaagaGAATCTTACTTTCAGACTTCCTGTCAGCGTCATCATGAGAATCATCACTGCCTTTTAACAAAATCAAGATAAGTTCATGTCTGATTTTACCTTGAAAAAATGCATCACtctattgttttaaaatgatgAAATGTGCTCTTTTTTGCCAATTATGATATTAGCATATATAAAAAGAAGAATACAGAACACAGGATTTTTATAATCTTACCTTTAACATTTAAGTGTATTGCACTGAAATCATAACGTCCTTTGATGTAAAATCCACATAAATACAGTCCAGAGTCAGATACATCCACATGTTTGATTTGGAGAAAGAGAGTGGAGATGTTGGTACTCATGTTGAATCTTCCATTTTGAATTCCATCACTGTAAAAAGGTTTTCCTGTAGAGCCGGTCATCGTGGAGATCCAGCTGGCCTTGGTTCTGTTGAACACTCTCAACCAGAGTGTTAGAGTGTCTCGGATGGACGTGTTAGATGGGTAAGAGCATGTGAGTGTGACTTCTCCACCCGGCCGACCCTCCACAGTCTCAGTGTGAGACTCAGAACCTGAGACAGAGATCCAGcctgaaacaaacagcagagacTTGTTATAGGAAGGTAAACAGTACCtcttaataaatataataataagcaAATAAGTTTTAATGCTGGAAGTTATCAAGTTGAGAAAAAAGTATTGTCAGTACTTACTGATGCTGCAGAGAATTAGAGCTGTTATCAGGCTCTGTTTCATCGTGGTGCGTATGATCACAGCTCTGTGATGTCTAACTGAgctccaggaaggctgctctctacTTCAGAGGTGGAGTCTTTTGTTCTTGCTTATCTAgttgttaaagttaaagttgtCGATGCGCGTGGCCTAGCAAGGTGGAGACAGAGTGGACCACGCAggcaaaagagagaaagagaaaaagtcgagacggagagaaagagaaaagctggagctgagagagagagcattaaaagagagaaaagccCTGGAGGTTAAGTGcagctaaaaaactaaaaaagaaatgGTAGCAGGGCCGACCACAGCATGTCATACTACCCTTCCTGAGCTAACAGAGCTTTATGATGATCAACACAAGTCCAGTCAGGAAATACCACTCCAAAAGTATACACAATCATATATATGAATATTTGTATCTGTAGCCTTAATTATGGAAGTGCAACTGACTCTTTAAACTGGAGAGACTTGGCTGGTTTTTACTATTGTGGCTGCTGTTTGAAGTACTTTTTGTGTGTAGTAATGAAACTAAAATATATGTTACTGGCATAACCTAAACtgattttctctttctttttttcagcaaaacAGTATATGTGGTATTTTGTCAATATGAATGTGGAGATAGGCCTGGGCTGACGTTAGATTCCCAGCCTGAATGTAGCTGATCAACAAGCTCTATTTGGATGTTTTGtatggagagggagggagagatgctgtgctgctgccagAAGAACCACTGACTGAGTTTACTCTGAGCAAGAAGTCACTAAAAAGGGTCTGAAAAGTCTCTAACGGAGCATGCCCACTGTACGAGACCAGACCGGCGACAGAAATCACACTCATTCATTGTCTGTGCACAAAGCATGCTGGGATAGCTCGACACGAACAAAGACGGGAAGAACATGCCCCAGAAATGGTAGAACGTGCGAcccatgtactaaggctcagtccttaccacaGCGGCCCAGCTTCGAGTCCGACCAGCGtccctttgctgtatgtcatcctcctctctctaccccctttactgtcttcatctgtcctatcaattaaacaCCAAATACCCGGTGGGTAAATGAGCAGCAGAGGTGAGCTAACCAGACCTACACTGTACTTGAAACATGTGAGTAGTCGAGTTTGTCACTACCACCTACGAcccacaatgtgtgtgtgtgtgtgtgtgtgtgtgtgtgtgtgtgtgtgtgtgtgtgtgtgtgtgtgtgtgtccgtgcatTCATGCGTGCATGCACAGAGGTCCAGGCTAAGCTTCTGATATCAATTTTATTTAGCTAGTCTGACTCCGGGGACGGAGGCCCTTCCAGAGCAGGCACAGGTGATTCAGTGGGCGGGCCCCGACCCACAATGCCCTCCCATGCTGCCCGGTGTGCTGGACTAGAACTGCATCTCATGTCCCTTAAATCACATTCCCCAACtccttaccggcaatttccactggatgcggaacatctgcgtccctactccgtcccagttccgtcagtccgcagccctccggagcagatacgcagagcttctatttttgccggacgctgGAGAGCTcagcagcaattcagcacaattcagattgtgcgggacaggaagtagagcacagaaacaaaataaaacatccggttaattttcaaaataaaatacaccgtgctcacggtggaacatatttccctgcactacaccttgaaaacagagcacagagttgtttcccctctactcctctggatggaaacaaactgttgttggttttgtggttttgtttatagaaactacatcctgttatatcgcgcgaacatacgtgaattcgcgagatctcgtggtcggctggccgcagccgttacgcaacaaatccggacctggtgggtattgacagACAGCGGAGCACGCAGACAgtccgcatcctgtggaaatccacggttagtctatatccacgacgttccacttccgggattgttccgttgctgtcggaaattccgccggatttcactcttttcagccggatgtctgGTACCttctattttgtttttgttggcattctaaactctggtggattaatgaggactatggttaactgctcctcagatctctgcagggtaaatccagacagctagctagactatctgtccaatctgagttttctgttgcacgactaaaacagctttttaacgtacacatgttccaccaaaacaagttccttccggaggctattttgcagaggcaccgtggctccgtccggtgcttagcgctgcccaagacaattgtgattggtttaaagaaatgccaataaaccagaggatgtttttctcccattccggaatgctgtgtggactagccagaccctcctccgcagcgctgtggaggaaggactggcaatgcgagactaccgaCTCCTCcccttgcctcccttcctcacatcttagtccctcccaccgaggaggcacgggagagaTGCGAGTATATCAtgtgaggagagaggcaacgagcaaacGTGCTTTAGAGGGacgagacgtcctttcctctgaagcgtcacatgaattcgtcagctggGCGGAGtcagcaactccttcagctgcacggcttccgggaaggctgctctcgtgtttcctcagttatagctcctcgatgatccctcctcgatgatccctcctccgtcgtcggggcagaaataagagccatgagacggccttcaccaaggagggacagaacaacttctggttcagccgaggaccgaggagctatcaaataagggacaTGGGATGTACCTCTAGTGTTGTCATCTGCTACAATGTGTGCTCTGGCTGCTTGTTGAACCCAAGTGTCCCATTTCTATATTATTAAATATgatgcatgttttatcacagcCACTTTAATAATGTGTCTGCATCTGAAGCTTAACATTTCCTCGTTCTGTAAGTGAGGAAGTACCTTTTTACTATACGTTATCCATTTACAGACTTAAAGGGTTAATCACACAGACGCTGCTCATGTTTGTTCTGCACAAGCTGTTGGTATCCATGACAGCTGAattaagaaatgtattttcataaaataaaagtatatgGAATAGACGTTTTCCCCCATAAGATGCTTtatagtgtgtgagtgtgaagaTGTGTGTTTCCATTCTCACCCACTTCATGCAGTGACTGGTCAGCTGTGTGGAGGTGAGAAAGTTAGCGGGTTTGAACTTCTCTCTCTAACCCCAGCTACTATTTCTGCCACTTGTTGTGTGAACAACCAAGTGCAACACTAATCTGCCTTCCAGGAGAGGCCGTCTGAAAATGTACGCCTTCATCTCCATATTTAAATGATGCTGTGTCTCTCCCCCACAGTTAATGTCAGAACAATGGAACTACATTCTCTCTTTTGTCGAGTTACTGCAGTAATGGGATTCTTTTTCTAAATGACAACGAGCAGGTGAAGGGAAGAAGTAtacagatcctttacttcagtaaaagtactaataccacactatgaaaatactctgttacaagtaaaagtcctgcattgaaaatgttacttacttaagtaaacgtatgtaagtatcatcaggaaaatgtacttaaagtattaaaagtaaaaagtactccatgcagaaaaatcctcacattttagaaactggaaacgatccaaacagttgtgtgttgaatggtctaatcattttagatgtacttgtaggccgttatattgttgggtagtttaatttataataaaacattgtattttgtgtaatttataaaataactagtaactgaagctgtcagatgaatgtagtggagtaaaaagtacaagatttctctctgaaatgtagcggagtagaagtactcaaatttgtacttaagtacagtacttgagtaattgACATAGTTCAAGTTAACATGCAGGCAGCTGCATTGAGAGGACTGAGTAGAGATCACAGAGGAGATGATGGCGGCTGCACCCGCTGGAGCTTTGCTGTGATCTGTCATGTCTTAAACACGTGAATGCTTTCATATGAGGATGTGAGAGTGTCACACTGCTTCAGGCGTCTTTTCACAAGTTTGATAGATGCTCATGTCAAGATAAAGCAGCAGAGTTCAAGTCTGTCTGAAGTGTAAAGATACAGAGACAGATATCTCCCTGATACTGTTTGTGACCACAGTTCAAACTGCAACAATGGCcatgtgtgtgtcacacatATAAAAACTATACCAATCTTTataaaatacagagagagagagatgagattaAAATCTTAGTGGTTTTATTTGActcttttttaaagaaaaggaTAACTCCTCCCCATTCATTCACAAAAGAACACAGCAGGAGATGAATATGATAAAGCATCAGTTCCACTCTGAGTCTATCTGCAGACAGCATAAACAGCATGAGTCTCCACTTCTCTCTCTGATGCAGGCCTCCTGTTCCTTATTGTTGCTGCATACAAACTCAGAGCTGCATCTTTCAGGTCAGAGTCCAGATTCTGGAAAGAGTCAGAACAGCTGAGTTAGTGAGAAAAACTAAATCATGCCCCTGCTACctttaaaacatataataggaaATGATAAAAGTTGATTCACCTCAGGCTGTTGTGGATTCTGTTCTTCATTGGCAGCTGAATGAAAGAGACAAAACGTCCAATCAGGTCACTGACAATCATTATTCATCATTACTTTACTCTTATTCTGATTGGGCAAACAtaacactttttattttttcaaacatatgttgaaaaaaatcaaaatacaaCACAAGATAGAGTAGTTTTCAGGAAGTACCTTTCTGAAGTTTGGTGATTTTAACAACCAGACCAATGATGATCATTAAGAGGAGAACAGTCAGAGCTCCCAGGATCAAACTCATCAGCTTTGCTGTTCCATCAGACTCTGCTGAaagaaagagaatagaattaCTCTGTTTTCATTTACTGGCTCAGGAACTGTGAGAACATTCAATCTTTTATGTTGAATCTTACTTTCAGACTTCCTGTCGTCGTCATGAGATTCATCGCTGccttttaacaaaataaaagatacaTTTACTTTTGATTATACTTTGAAATACTGTATCACTCTCTTATTTGGAATCTTTTCAAGTAGTCAGATGTGTTCTTTTTGGGTAATTCATAAATTAGCAAATATAGAAAGACGTTTATGACTGGTTTTCATTTACGGGCTTGAGAACTGTGAGAACATTAACCAAAGTTAGGATAGACACATTGTTTTTATCTTAAAAGAACTAGCAGTCACTCTgcacaactaaagaaatgtgaaagaGAATCTTACTTTCAGACTTCCTGTCAGCGTCATCATGAGAATCATCACTGCCTTTTAACAAAATCAAGATAAATTCATGTCTGATTTTACCTTGAAAAATGGTATCACTCTCTTGTTTTAAAATGATGAAATGTGCTCTTTTTTGCCAATTATGATATTAGCATATATAAAAAGAAGAATACAGAACACAGGATTTTTATAATCTTACCTTTAACATTTAAGTGTATTGCACTGAAATCATAACGTCCTTCGATGTAAAATCCACATAAATACAGTCCAGAGTCAGATACATCCACATGTTTgatttggagagagagagtggagatGTTGGTACTCATGTTGAATCTTCCATTTTGAATTCCATTACTGTATAAAGGTTTTCCTGTAGAGCCGGTCATCGTGGAGATCCAGCTGGCCTTGGTTCTGTTGAACACTCTCAACCAGAATGTTGGAGTGTCTCGGATGGACGGGTTAGAACATGTGAGTGTGACTTCTCCACCCGGCCGACCCTCCACAGTCTCAGTGTGAGACTCAGAACTTGAGACAGAGATCCAGcctgaaacaaacagcagagacTTGTTATAGGAAGGTGAACAGTACctcttaaaaaatataataatcaaaTAAGTTTTAATACTGGAAGTAATAAAGTTGAGAGAAAAGTATTGTCAGTACTTACTGATGCTGCAGAGAATTAGAGCTGTTATCAGGCTCTGTTTCATGGTGGTGCGTATGATCACAGCTCTGATGTCTAACTGAgctccaggaaggctgctctctacTTCAGAGGTGGAGTCTTTTGTTCTTGCTTATCTAgttgttaaagttaaagttgtCGATGCGCGTGGCCTAGCAAGGTGGAGACAGAGTGGACCACGCAggcaaaagagagaaagagaaaaagtgtttattggtgttttttgcccccaacagcgccttccaggcagcgctgctgtTTGAAGTACTTTTTTGTGTGTAGTAATGAAACTAAAATATATGTTACTGGCATAAGCTAAACtgattttctctttctttttttttcaacaaaacagtatttcaatcaggagagactttgttgcagatatgcaaacatttattagtaAGTACATACATaaactttggagattagactcagTGAATCATCGTGAAAAGGGTATCTATACATTTCtaaggtttaggaaaaccaaacatatcccccaatggaatctagacactggtggtggtaaCAAAAAACCCGTAGACCAGATGAAAAACCAAAAACGAgccgtcagccgggagaagaccgaGAACACCGTGGTTGAAaatgcctggaggtagaaggggaggaggcgtgTCGCACTCTcatctgaaaatacaactgacagaagcaggagagagagaacatatTGAAAAcatggtagtcatgctgtgattggcttgaacatacgtgcccgattctgattggtttacagaaacGTAACACCCACCaaccagctgatcagttaaagagaagagagataacGTAATTGAAGTCtgcctgacagaatttacgctgagctacatttcaatcaggagagacttcgttgcaggtatgcaaacatttattagtaAGTTATTACAAAGTAAGTACATACATaaactttggagattagactcgaTGGAGTAAAAGGGGTATCTATACATTTCtaaggtttaggaaaaccaaacatatCCCCCAAAACTTGAAAAGAATTTAGTGATTAAATGACAAGCCGCCACAAATCTGTATAGTGATACAAAACAGGAATGTATTAAATACTCAGTGAATAATTCGAGTAATTAAACACAACTGAACCATACTTGGTAATAAGTCACGCCCCAAAGGGCATATGACACAATAAAACTAGGTAGTTAAGCCGTCAGCAAAACAAAACCTCGGCAATTCGAGCCGGAACAACCACAGAACCTCTGCAGTTATAAAGGCCAAacatatcagcaattcaggctgaacacaaaacctcggcaattcaggccagaacaaacacaaaaacttcTG
The sequence above is drawn from the Sander lucioperca isolate FBNREF2018 chromosome 17, SLUC_FBN_1.2, whole genome shotgun sequence genome and encodes:
- the LOC116042300 gene encoding uncharacterized protein LOC116042300 isoform X2, encoding MKQSLITALILCSISWISVSGSESHTETVEGRPGGEVTLTCSYPSNTSIRDTLTLWLRVFNRTKASWISTMTGSTGKPFYSDGIQNGRFNMSTNISTLFLQIKHVDVSDSGLYLCGFYIKGRYDFSAIHLNVKGSDDSHDDADRKSESSDESHDDDRKSEKSDGTAKLMSLILGALTVLLLMIIIGLVVKNRKLQKAANEEQNPQQPENQTSEELNYAAVAFRPKTRKTREVEPNVVYASTR
- the LOC116042300 gene encoding uncharacterized protein LOC116042300 isoform X4, whose product is MKQSLITALILCSISWISVSGSESHTETVEGRPGGEVTLTCSYPSNTSIRDTLTLWLRVFNRTKASWISTMTGSTGKPFYSDGIQNGRFNMSTNISTLFLQIKHVDVSDSGLYLCGFYIKGRYDFSAIHLNVKGSDDSHDDADRKSEKSDGTAKLMSLILGALTVLLLMIIIGLVVKNRKLQKAANEEQNPQQPENQTSEELNYAAVAFRPKTRKTREVEPNVVYASTR
- the LOC116042300 gene encoding uncharacterized protein LOC116042300 isoform X1, translating into MKQSLITALILCSISWISVSGSESHTETVEGRPGGEVTLTCSYPSNTSIRDTLTLWLRVFNRTKASWISTMTGSTGKPFYSDGIQNGRFNMSTNISTLFLQIKHVDVSDSGLYLCGFYIKGRYDFSAIHLNVKGSDDSHDDADRKSESSDESHDDDRKSETESDGTAKLMSLILGALTVLLLMIIIGLVVKNRKLQKAANEEQNPQQPENQTSEELNYAAVAFRPKTRKTREVEPNVVYASTR
- the LOC116042300 gene encoding uncharacterized protein LOC116042300 isoform X5, with protein sequence MKQSLITALILCSISWISVSGSESHTETVEGRPGGEVTLTCSYPSNTSIRDTLTLWLRVFNRTKASWISTMTGSTGKPFYSDGIQNGRFNMSTNISTLFLQIKHVDVSDSGLYLCGFYIKGRYDFSAIHLNVKGSDESHDDDRKSEKSDGTAKLMSLILGALTVLLLMIIIGLVVKNRKLQKAANEEQNPQQPENQTSEELNYAAVAFRPKTRKTREVEPNVVYASTR
- the LOC116042359 gene encoding uncharacterized protein LOC116042359, with translation MKQSLITALILCSISWISVSGSESHTETVEGRPGGEVTLTCSNPSIRDTVTLWLRVFNRTKASFISTMVSFKSSIRFCDGFQNGRFNMSTNISTLSLQIKHVDVSDSGLYLCGFYIEGRYDFSAIHLNVKGSDESHDDDRKSETESDGTAKLMSLILGALTVLLLMIIIGLVVKITKLQKAANEEQNPQQPENLDSDLKDAALSLYAATIRNRRPASEREVETHAVYAVCR
- the LOC116042300 gene encoding uncharacterized protein LOC116042300 isoform X3 is translated as MKQSLITALILCSISWISVSGSESHTETVEGRPGGEVTLTCSYPSNTSIRDTLTLWLRVFNRTKASWISTMTGSTGKPFYSDGIQNGRFNMSTNISTLFLQIKHVDVSDSGLYLCGFYIKGRYDFSAIHLNVKGSDESHDDDRKSETESDGTAKLMSLILGALTVLLLMIIIGLVVKNRKLQKAANEEQNPQQPENQTSEELNYAAVAFRPKTRKTREVEPNVVYASTR